In Cryptococcus neoformans var. grubii H99 chromosome 9, complete sequence, a genomic segment contains:
- a CDS encoding galactose dehydrogenase, protein MSRSSTQIAMPAKKLSPYHPSQPEPDIPPFDISAIADVEHDKPSGDDERLPTAPKDPNDRSVVFPPLILGCSTFGYGIYADDDNVQSSMPLRVVRLALRSGMNAFDTSPWYHPSEIILGNALAALDYPRGSYRIITKVGKYGPNSSDHTYDPKVVQASVERSLRRLKTDYLDAVYLHDVEYALPGPSYEGDPVSLLSTILSQPPVPTAEELKILDGIGALRELQTTGHIILVGIAGYPLPILLRLALLVFHSTRKPLDVVQTYAHHTLQNDALQQGYLQALTEKAGVRQIVSASPLAMGLLTTSGGPDWHPAKNYPEVSDATRAAVELCKEKGMKLEDVALSFGYRPLRQPDGRRVPIVVGCKDLQEIKDTVRRWKDVNPDAHGGEGGLEKKELEEEVKKLFAEKRVQGWSWACPNEAQRAG, encoded by the exons ATGTCTCGATCTTCAACACAAATCGCCATGCCTGCAAAGAAACTGTCTCCctatcatccttctcagcctGAACCGGACATCCCTCCGTTCGACATTTCGGCCATTGCAGATGTAGAGCACGACAAGCCCTCTGGTGACGATGAACGTCTGCCCACA GCGCCCAAGGATCCCAACGACAGGTCTGTGGTATTTCCACCTCTTATCTTGGGATGCTCGACATTTGGGTACGGGATATATGCCGACGATGACAATGTCCAGTCGTCTATGCCATTACGAGTTGTGCGGTTGGCTTTGCGCAGCGGTATGAACGCTTTTGACACTT CACCATGGTACCATCCGTCAGAAATCATCCTCGGCAACGCACTTGCCGCCCTAGATTATCCTCGTGGATCATACCGCATCATCACCAAAGTTGGTAAATACGGACCGAACTCGTCTGATCATACGTATGATCCCAAAGTCGTCCAAGCTAGTGTGGAAAGAAGTTTGCGGAGGCTGAAGACTGATTATCTCGATGCTGTTT ATCTGCACGACGTAGAGTATGCTTTACCCGGCCCATCATACGAAGGTGACCCTgtatctcttctttccaccaTCTTATCTCAACCTCCTGTACCTACCGCCGAAGAACTCAAGATCTTAGACGGCATTGGCGCCCTCCGTGAGCTCCAAACCACGGGCCACATCATACTCGTCGGTATCGCGGGTTACCctctccccatccttctccgccTTGCTCTCCTCGTATTCCATAGTACCCGAAAACCGCTCGATGTTGTCCAGACGTACGCCCATCATACCCTGCAGAATGATGCGCTCCAACAAGGTTATCTACAAGCTTTGACGGAGAAGGCGGGTGTGAGACAGATAGTGAGCGCTTCACCGCTTGCTATGGGTCTTCTCACCACTTCTGGTGGACCTGATTGGCATCCAGCGAAGAACTATCCGGAGGTATCCGATGCCACCCGGGCAGCGGTGGAGCTGTgtaaagaaaaagggatgAAACTAGAAGACGTAGCGCTTTCGTTTGGGTATCGTCCATTGAGGCAGCCAGACGGTAGACGGGTACCGATCGTGGTGGGATGTAAGGATTTGCAAGAGATAAAGGATACGgtgagaagatggaaagacgTGAATCCGGATGCGCACGGGGGCGAAGGGGGActggagaaaaaggaactggaggaggaggtgaagaagctATTTGCTGAGAAGAGGGTACAGGGCTGGAGTTGGGCTTGCCCGAATGAAGCGCAAAGGGCTGGATAG